The nucleotide window AGCGGGCCGGCGCCTTGAACTTGAGAAACGGGGCCCGCAGCAGCACCCGCAACAGCCCCGCCCGCAGCCGCGCGCCCACGCCGGATTTCAGTAGTCCTTCTTCCTGCTGCACCTTCTTTCCGATGTACTGCCCAATGCCCTGCTCCGCTACCAGCAAGTGCTGCACCACCTGCGCCGCCGACCATTGGTTGGGGCCCGGGGCCTGATGGGTGCGGGTTTCGCCCAGGGAAGCGGCGGAGTTCAATAATTTCTCGGTGGCACGCTCAAGCTGCTCGAAACGGACGTGTAAACGGTGGTTCATGGGGTGGGTAGTAGGGGTGGCAGAGGGCAAAAGGTACGGAAATTTCCTGCGCAGGTCGGAGCCTGAGAGCTGGTCGACCTCCGCAGGCTACAAACGTAAAACGGCCCGCTACCGGATGGTGGCGGGCCGTTTTGCAGGAGGGGAAGCCGGCTATTTGCTTACGTACAGCACGTCCTTCACGGCTTTCACCGTGCGGGCCACGTTGGGTAAGGAGGCCTCAATGAGCGTGGGCGCGTAGGGCAGGGGGCACGTCGCCGCAGGTGATGCGGATAACGGGCGCGTCGAGGTAGTCGAAGGCGCGGCGCTGCACAATGTAGGCCAGCTCCGAGCTGATGCTGGCCAGCGGCCAGGCTTCCTCTACCACTACCATCCGGTTGGTTTTCTTCACCGACTCAATGAGGGTGTCGTAGTCGATGGGGCGCACGGAGCGCAGGTCAATTACCTCGGCGCTGATGCCTTCCTTGGCCAGCTCATCGGCGGCAGACAAGGCAATTTTCATCATTTTGCCGAAGCTCACCAGGGTCACGCTGTCGCCGGGGCGCACTACGTTGGCTTTGCCGATGGGCAGCAGGTACTCTTCCTCGGGCACCTCGCCCTTGTCGCCGTACATCAGCTCCGACTCCATGAAAATCACCGGATCCGGGTCGCGAATAGCCGATTTCAGCAAGCCCTTGGCATCGTAGGGGTTCGAGGGTACCACCACTTTCAGGCCGGGGCAGTTGGCGTACCAGTTCTCGAAGTTCTGGGAGTGCTGGGAGGACAGCATGCCCGCGTTGCCCGTGGGCCCGCGGAACACGATGGGGCAGGAGTACTGCCCACCCGACATCGAATAAATCTTGGCCGCCGAGTTAATCACCTGGTCAATGGCCACCAGGGAGAAGTTGAAGGTCATGAACTCGATGATGGGCAGCAGGCCGTTGATGGCCGCGCCTACCCCGATGCCGGCAAAGCCCAGCTCGGCAATGGGCGTGTCAATCACCCGCTCGGCGCCAAACTCGTCCAGCATGCCCTGGCTTACTTTGTAGGCGCCGTTGTATTCGGCTACTTCTTCGCCCATCAGAAACACGCGCGGGTCGCGGCGCATTTCCTCGGACATGGCTTCACGCAGGGCTTCCCGGAATTGGATGGTCCGCATAGTCAGTCGGTCAGTGACAGAAAGTCGAAATCAAAAAGAAAAGGCCGGAAAAATTCCGGCCCGTAAAGCTACAACGAGGAAGGCGGCCGGGCAAACAGTAATGCAAGGACGAAGTGTAATCATCATAAGCTCGTCATGCCGAGCGCAGCCAATGTACCTCGCGTGCTGATGTTGGGGTAGTAATTGTCATGCTGAGCGAAGTCGAAGCATCTCTGCCGCTTCGTGGATTACTATACTAGCGAGATGCCTCGGCTACGCTCGGCATGACGATCAACTACTTGCTTATCCTACTTCAGCGCCTCCACAAACGCCTTATTCCCCGCAAACTCCCGGAACTCCAGGTCCTCCACGGCGCGCTGGGCGAAGCTGCGGTCCAGCTGCACGGCGCGGCGCAGGTGCAGGCCCATCATAGCGGCGTCCTGCTGGCGGGCAGCAATGATGGCCAGGCAGTAGTAGGCCAGCGGGTCGTTGGGCTTGATGGTCAGGGCCTCCTGGTAGATGGTGGCGGCCCCGGCGGGGTTGTCCTTGAGCAGGTACACCAAGGCCCGGTTCATGGTGTTCTGGTAGGATTTGTCGCTGAAGCTGATGCTGCGCAGGGCGTCTTCGGGCTGCCCGATTTCAATTTCCAGTGCGGCCTTATCGGCAAACACCTGGTTGAGAATGGAACGAGGGCCACCGAGCTTAATGGCGTAGTCGTAGCTCTGCAGGGCCTCCAGTTTGTCGCCGGCGCGGTGGTAGGCCGTAGCGGCCCGGTAGAACGTGAGGGCCGTGGGGTTGCGGTGCGCGGCCAGGATAAAGTTGGTGGCGGCCCGGCGCTGGTAGGCGCGCTTCACCCGCAGGCTCACTTCCTTGTCGGCGCGGGCAGCCAGCACCACGCCCAGGTTGTGGTAGGCTTCCCAGCGGCCGGTGGTGGCAATAGCGGTTTCGTAGATGCGCTGCTTTTCGGCCAGCAGGGGCGTGAGCGTGGCCGAGTAGCGCAGCTCCTCGGGCGTGAGGGCATCGGCTTCCATCTGCTTGTCCACAATCTTCTTGGAGAGCAGGTAGATTTCCGACTCGTAGCGCTGGGGCGCCGAGTATTGCACGGCCACCGTACCGAAGCGCATCACCGGGTAGATGTACTGCTCCAGGTAATCGAAGTAGGAAAGCCGGTGCAGCTGCTCCTCCCGCTCGGCAAACGTGCCCTTCGACTCGTTCAGAATAGTAATAATCGAATCGACCTGCGCGGGCTGCAGCGCCGACTCCTGCACTTTCTGCATAAACAGGTCCCAACGGTTGCGGTAGGCTTTCGTCTCGAAGCGCACGGTGCTGACCGAGTTCAGGTAAGAGCTGACGTCGATACGGTTCTTGAAGTATTTTACCAGCGCCTGGGTGCGCTGCTCGGCCAGGCGCGGGTTTTTGGTTTCCAGGGGCTCGGGCGAGTTGGCGGCTACCACCATTACCAGCTCGGTTTTCTGGTTGGCTTCAATGAACTCCTCCAAGGCCGCTACGTTGGTGCCCAGGTAGTTGCGAATTTTGCTTTCGCCGGTGTCAAAGAAGAAGGGCAGCACGCGGGTGCCGCCACCGGCCAGGTTGGCGGGCGGTTCCGGCAAATACGGAATCAGCGAATCCGGGCGCACCACCAAGCGGCTGGTCGTCACGATGCCGCGGGCAACGAGAAAGGGCTTGCCCGCTTTGCGCTTGCCGTTGGGCTTGAGCTGCCGCGCTTCGGGTGTGGCCATCAGTTGCCCCGGGTTTTTGCGCGGCACAAACGGGATGTTGAATTGCTTGGTGGCGACAAGCTGGTCTTTCTTTTCCTCGTCGTACACGTAGTCGCCGGAGGCAAAGCTGATGCGGCCCACCGTGTCTTCGCGCAGGCCATTGTCGTAGTGATAGCGCAGGTTGAGGCCGTAGGCGTAGCCCTTTTTCAGGTGTTTGGCCGGCACGCGGGCCTGCACTTCAAAGAGCACGTTTTCGCCATTAGTTTCCAGCACGGCGGGCCGTACGGCCACTTGCTGGCCTTCGCCCGCAACCTTTAGCATACGCGGCAGCGTACAACCCGGCAGCAACGCGCTGACCAGCAGTACCAGAGGGAAAAGACGCAATAGGTTGGGCATAGAAAACGGAGCGGATCAGCGGGCGGAATTTCGGACATCAAACGGAAAACTGCCGCCAACCGCCGTAACTTGCCTTGAATTAGCGAAGAAAGTCTTGGGTATTTCCGGCCAGTAGCATAATTTACACAAGGTTAGCCCGAAGTGGCGGCTGTTGCAGAAAAGAGCTATGAAACGACTAACCGACTTTATCGAGAAACAGAGCTTTGGTGTGTGTAACACGCTGGGCCAGCGCCTGGGCTTTTCGACCAGCAGCGTGCGGCTCTCGTTCGTGTACGCTTCCTTTTTCACGTTCGGCTCACCCATTGTGCTCTACTTTGCGCTGGCGTTCTGGATGAACGTGCGCCGGGCCATGCGCCGACAGCGCAGCACCGTCTGGGATTTGTAAGTCCCGAAACGTCCGCACGCCTCGCCCAAAGTACGCCCACACCAGACTGCCCGCATACGTACCGGCCCGTTCCGCTACCCGCAGGTGCGGCCGGCCCAGCTGCCGCCGCTGCCGCCAGTAGGCGCGCTGCTGCCACACGTGCCAGTGGGCCCGCCCAATAGCCTGCGCATCGGCCCAGGCTCCCTGCGTGAGAAACCGCGCCGCCGCCACCCAGTCCAGCAACACCCGCGCCGCCACCGTGCCGAACAGCTCGGCCGGGGCGGCATTTTTGTATACCAGCGCCAGCCCGTTGCGAAAGTTGAGGTAGGTTTTGCGCGGGTTGGATTTCGGCAGCGTGCCGCCGCCCACGTGGAATACCGTGCTTTGCCCGCAGTACCACACGCCGTAGCCCGCGTTCTGGAGGCGCCAGCACAAGTCTATTTCCTCCATGTGAGCAAAAAATGCCGGCTCCAGCCCACCCAGCGCGTGCCAGGCCGAGGCCCGCACCAGCATACAGGCGCCCGTAGCCCAGGCCACCGGCCGGGAGTCGTCGTACTGGCCGTGGTCGGTTTCGAGGGTATCGAAGAGGCGCCCCCGGCAGAAGGGGTAGCCCAGCTGGTCGAGGTAGCCGCCGCCGGCCCCGGCGTACTCAAACGCTTCGGGCTGATTGAATGCACGGATTTTGGGCTGGCAGGCCGCAATGGTGGCGTCGCGCTCCAGCAGCTCCCGTAGCGGTAGCAGCCAGCCGGGCGTCACCTGCACGTCGGAGTTCAGCAGCACGTAGTAGCGAAAATCGAGCTGGCGCAGGGCGTGGTTATAACCTTCGCAAAAGCCCAGATTTTCGGCGTGCTGCAGCAGGCGTACGGCCGGGAAATGCTGTTGCAGCCAGGCTACGGAGTCATCCGTGGAGGCATTGTCGGCTACCACGATGGTGGCGCCATCGGCGTGCTCTACCACGGCGGGCAGAAACTGCTGTAGCCAGTGGCGGCCGTTCCAGTTCAGAATAACTACCGCCACGTCGGCGCAGGGTCCGGCGGGCGGGAGGGGGCTAGAGGCCAAGGCTGCCGAAGTCGAGGCCCGGAATGTTGGGCATCAGGCCGGAGGTTTTGCGCTTGAGCTCTTCCTTGGCCTGGTTGGCCACGTCATCCATTACCTTGTTCACGGCGGCCACTACCAGGTCGGCCAGCATGTCGCGGTCGGGGCCGGAGAGCAGGCTTTCGTCGATGTCGAGCTTGAGCAGGCGGCGTTGCCCGTTGGCGGTGGCTTTCACCAGCCCGCCACCCGATTCGGCCGTGGCGGTCAGGAATTGCAACTCGTCCTGGGCCTGCTTCATCTTTTCCTGAAGCTCCTTTACTTTGCCCATCATGCCCATCATGTCAAACATAGCGTCGTTGATTTAGTCGGTTGAAGTAGGGAAGAAGATGCGGTAGGCGGGTAGTTCGTTGCTTGAGGCACTACCTACGCGGCAGGGTCAAAAGTACGCACCCAAACGTTGGCGGTCAGCGCAGCAGCGTCACGGAGCCATTCTGCACGATAACGCGGCCGGTCTCATCGGTGGCCTCAAACCGAAATACGTACACGCCGGGCACCGGGGCGGCCCCGTTCACGCGCCCATCCCAGGTCTCGCGGCGGCTGGTGCTGCGAAACACTTCCCGCCCGTTCCGGTCGCGCAGAATCAGCACGTAGTTGGTCAGAAACCGGCCTTTCACTTCCAGCACGTCGTTCAGCCCGTCGCCGTTTGGGGTGAAGGCCGTAGGCAGCACCAGCCGCAGCGGCCGCACCAGCGTGACGAGGTTGGAGTAGCTCACGGTCCCCGAGCCAGTTGTGGCCTCCAATCGGTAGCGCAGCACCTGCCGGTCGGCGGGTGGGGTCAGATCCAGGGTTTCGAGGCCGTTTACGGGCTGGGCGCGCAGCACCTGCCCATCGGCAGCCAGCAGCAGCAGGCGGTAGCGCGCCGTCGTGCGGCCAGCGTCCAGGGGCGTCCACTGCAGGGCTACTGCGCTTTGCCCGGCCGTTTCCTGCTCCCGGGCCGTGAGGATAACCGGACAGGCCGCAGCACTCGGGCCTGAGGTCTGCCCACAGCCATCCTGCAGCCGGGCCGTGTAGCAGGGTGGCAGCTCCGGCGAAATTGTCAGTGCGGAGTCCCGCAGTGTGCCCTGAGTTGTGCCAAGTACCACCGTGGCGTTATCCTGCTCCCGGCTGAACGTGGCCTGACTGCCGGCGGGCGCGGGTTCGGCCGTCAGCACCACGCGGTTGCGCAGGTCGAAGCTGGCCGTGAGGGTGGGCGTTGGTGGGGGCGGCCCGGTCACAGCGCGTACCCTAATTTCGCTGGAGGTAGCCGTGACCGGGCTGTTGACGGCCGTTATGCGGTAGGCGTACTCCGAGCCGCACACCACACTGGCATCGGTATAGGAGCGGGCTGACCCCGCCAGGCGCGCTACTACCTGTCCGTCGCGGCTTACCTCGAAGCTGACGGGGGAGTTGCCAATGGTCCAGCGCAGCTCGTTGCGGCCCGGCGCAGCCGCGGCCGTAAGCTGTACCGCGCAGCCCTCCGCCGACACGTACCGCGCGCCTACTGACTCGCAGGCGTCGGTGAGCCGCAGCCGGAAGCAACCGGTGGTAGGAGAAGTTAAGGTGTACGTGGAGCTGCTGCCAGGTACTTCGGCCACGCGCCGGTAGCCGCCGGGCTGGGTTGCATCGGCGGTTTCCAGCACGTACTGGTATTGGACCTGTAAGCCGCCGAAGGTGAATTGCAGGCCGTTATTCTGTGTCGTGAGGCTGAGGAGCTGCGGGGCTATGGGCGCGGGCAACGTGGGCAGAGGCTGCGAAGCCTCGGCACTGCACAGCCCCGCAGCGGCGTAGCTGCCGCGAACCCGCACGGTAGTGGCCCCGGCCGGTACCGCGTAGCTGGCCGTGGTGCCGGCCGCCACGGCCTGGGCTGGCCCACTGCCGATCTGCACCGTGAACCGGTCGTAGGTTCGGTCCGTAATGGCCACCTGCACGCGGCCGGGGGCGCAGGATGTTACGCTGAAGGAGGGCGCGGGCGTGGCGTACACCGTGAGCTGCCGGGAGAAGATGATGCCAGTGCCCGCGCTGGAATTGGTGTTCTGAGAAATGACCAGCAAACCCGGCGTGGCCGGCACCGTGCGCGTGGTGGTGGTATCCGCAAAGCCACTGCACAGCGTAGTAGATCCAAACTGATAATAAGTCTTCTTAGGGTCCAGCGGCCGGCCGCTACAGTCGCGCAGGCGGATGCGCTGGCCGGCACACAGGGCCGTGACTTCCTGGCGCGTGGCCTCGTCAAACACCCGAAAGCAGGCCCCGGAACCAGGCGTATCCCGGCACTGCGCCTGAGCCTGCGACAGGGCCAGACCAAGCGTAAAAATCAACAGCAAAAAGGCCCGCAGCTTCAAGAATCGAAAGGTTGGTAATCCTGGGAGAAACTACAGAACGGGGAAGACGGCAAAAAGCTTACGAACTGCCAGAAAAAAAGCCGGCCTGCATGGCTTGGTATATATGGAGCAGCGCAAGATGACCTTCTTAAATCTCGTTGCGAAGCAACAAGCTTCCATTGTAAGGTTAGCACGCTGCTCCGGCTTCGCTCAGTATAATTGGCTGGAATATTATGAATGCTTTGGCGCTGACAGGCTTCGTGCTGACTTCTGCTACGGCCACTCGTAGGTGCGCACGAAGGCGGCGGCGGCGTGCATATCGGGGTAGAGAATTCGGTCCTGGCTTACGAACGACACACGCTGGCGGAAATCGGCTACTACCTGTTCCAGTTGGGGAGAGGTGCGGGCCGGGCGGCGGAATTCCAGGGCCTGCACGGCGTTCATCAACTCGATACCCAGCACCTGCTCGGTGTTCTGCACCACGCGCAGGGCTTTGGTAGCGGCGTTGGCACCCATGCTCACGTGGTCTTCCTGGCCGTTGCTGCTCACAATGCTGTCCACCGACGCGGGCGTGCACAGCTGTTTGCTCTGGCTCACGATGCCGGCGGCCGTGTATTGCGGAATCATGAAACCGGAGTTGAGCCCCGGCTCGGCTACCAGAAACGGCGGCAGCCCGCGCTGCCCCGAAACTAGCTGATACGTGCGCCGCTCCGAAATCGAGCCCAGCTCGGCCACCGCAATAGCCATGAAGTCCAAGGCCAGCGCCAGCGGCTGCCCGTGGAAGTTGCCGCCCGACAGAATAGCGTCGTCCTCGGGAAAGATATTGGGGTTGTCCGTCACGGCATTTACTTCTGTTTCCATCACCTGAGCCACGTAGGTTAACGCGTCGCGGGAGGCACCGTGCACCTGAGGCAGGCAGCGGAAGGAGTAAGGGTCCTGCACGGCTGTTTTGGGCTGATTCTGCAAATCACTGCCGGCCAGCAGTTCGCGCAGGTGGGCGGCCGCGGCCAGCTGCCCGGCGTGCGGCCGGATTTGGTGTAGGCGCTCATCGAATGGCTCAGGGCGGCCATCAAAGGCTTCCAGGGAAAGCGCCCCAATCACGTCGGCTGCGCGGCTGAGGCGCTGGGCGCGCAGGGTGCAGTGCACGCCGTAGGCCAGCATAAACTGGGTGCCGTTCAGCAGGGCAAGGCCTTCCTTGGCTTCGAGGCGCAGGGGCTGCCAGCTGAACAGGTGCAGCACATCCGTAACGGCCAGGTTGTAGCCCTGGTACTGCACCTGGCCCAGGCCCAGCAGCGGCAAACACAGGTGCGCCAGCGGGGCCAGGTCGCCGCTGGCCCCGAGGGAGCCTTGCTGGTAGACCACGGGCAGAATGTCGCGGTTGTAGAAGTCGAGCAGACGCTGCACCGTGCTTAGCTGCACCCCGCTGTGGCCGTAGCTCAGGCTGCGGGCCTTTAGCAGGAGCATCAGCTTCACCAGCTCCAGCGGCACGGTTTCGCCGGTTCCGCAGGCGTGCGACATCATCAGGTTCACTTGCAGCTGCTCGCGCTCGGCCGGGGCAATGCTGGTGTTGCACAGTGCCCCAAACCCGGTATTGATGCCATACACGGGGGCGTCGGACTGCTCCAGTCGGTCGTGGAGGTAGCGGTGGCAAGCTTGTATGCGCTCCTGGGCGTCGGCGCTGAGCGTGACGGGGCTTTTCTCCGTTAGAATACGACCAAGGTCGGCCAGGGTGAGAAACTGGGTGGGCGAAATGGAATGGGTGGACATCGGGGAGAAATGGGTGGGGATGCAAGGGGCAGCAAAGTTCGCACATGGCGGGGCTTTTACCACAGGCCCCGCACCTGGAGCATGCGAGCCAGCGGGGTGCCAGGGCGCACCAGCGGGCGTAGCTCGCGGTAGGGAATCGTGGTTGTGTTGGCGCCATGTGCTACGTAAGCTGCTAGGGCATAGTCGCCGTACTCGGCTTGTAGGCCACCGGGCGTTAGGGTAAACGAATCAGGCATTGGTGGGACTTTCTTCCAGTGCCAGTTGTCGCCCTCGTTCATTTCAGGATAGTCTTGCCGAAGGTGCTTGGCCAGCAGCTTTAGCAGCGCCGGCTCGGTACCGGAGCGCAGCAGCTTATCTATTAGCAATTCCTTGCCGGTTCTCAGGTCCACTATGAAACCCTCAATGCTATGCTCAGGGTGGGCGCCGTAGTAGTAACTGTTGGTCCACATGCTGTAAGAAAACAGACTAAAATCGTTAAGCTTTACATTGAGCGACTGGCTAACCTGCTGACAGGCTTCGCTCCGCAGCCACCGGCGTAATGAGTCGCGCCGGGCACCGGGTGGCGGTGCTTGCCAGCGGCCTAGACGTAACGAGTCAGCTCCCAGCAGGTGCAGGAAATCGGTGGAATAATACGTTTTCACGCTTTCCGACTCCTCGCACCAGTAACGGCGCTGGGCCGTAAGGCGCAGCAGCTCGTAGGGCGTGGCTTGGGAATAGTCTTCGTGCAGCTGTATGGTTTGCTGCTTTGAGTTATAAACCGCCCGGCGTTGGCCTTGCAGGTTGCGGCCCAGCGGCCAGTCGAACCGCCACTCCATGTGGGCTGTGTCAGCAGCAGATGCTTTATCGGGAGCTTCTTCGGCCAGCACCAACTGGGCGCCGTGCTGACGGCGGAAAAGCAGCCGGTGTTCGGCTGGCTGCCGGGCGTAACGGTAGTACCAGCTGCCGGCCAAGTACTCCCTGTAGGATTTGACTTGAAGATTGTCCTGAATCGACAGATGCACTACAATAGCCTGCCCGTCCAGCGCACCGAGGTAGCGGCGGTAGGTGCGTGGTTGGGCCAGCGTGTCGTCTTCGAGCGGGGA belongs to Hymenobacter sp. J193 and includes:
- a CDS encoding DinB family protein; protein product: MNHRLHVRFEQLERATEKLLNSAASLGETRTHQAPGPNQWSAAQVVQHLLVAEQGIGQYIGKKVQQEEGLLKSGVGARLRAGLLRVLLRAPFLKFKAPARLAALMPEGAAVPPLPQLRTDWATSRRQLERMLNEFPSKLLDKAIFKHPRSGMLNIYQTLDFMVDHVLHHQRQVQRIGKQLV
- a CDS encoding tetratricopeptide repeat protein, with translation MPNLLRLFPLVLLVSALLPGCTLPRMLKVAGEGQQVAVRPAVLETNGENVLFEVQARVPAKHLKKGYAYGLNLRYHYDNGLREDTVGRISFASGDYVYDEEKKDQLVATKQFNIPFVPRKNPGQLMATPEARQLKPNGKRKAGKPFLVARGIVTTSRLVVRPDSLIPYLPEPPANLAGGGTRVLPFFFDTGESKIRNYLGTNVAALEEFIEANQKTELVMVVAANSPEPLETKNPRLAEQRTQALVKYFKNRIDVSSYLNSVSTVRFETKAYRNRWDLFMQKVQESALQPAQVDSIITILNESKGTFAEREEQLHRLSYFDYLEQYIYPVMRFGTVAVQYSAPQRYESEIYLLSKKIVDKQMEADALTPEELRYSATLTPLLAEKQRIYETAIATTGRWEAYHNLGVVLAARADKEVSLRVKRAYQRRAATNFILAAHRNPTALTFYRAATAYHRAGDKLEALQSYDYAIKLGGPRSILNQVFADKAALEIEIGQPEDALRSISFSDKSYQNTMNRALVYLLKDNPAGAATIYQEALTIKPNDPLAYYCLAIIAARQQDAAMMGLHLRRAVQLDRSFAQRAVEDLEFREFAGNKAFVEALK
- a CDS encoding PspC domain-containing protein, with amino-acid sequence MKRLTDFIEKQSFGVCNTLGQRLGFSTSSVRLSFVYASFFTFGSPIVLYFALAFWMNVRRAMRRQRSTVWDL
- a CDS encoding glycosyltransferase family 2 protein, coding for MASSPLPPAGPCADVAVVILNWNGRHWLQQFLPAVVEHADGATIVVADNASTDDSVAWLQQHFPAVRLLQHAENLGFCEGYNHALRQLDFRYYVLLNSDVQVTPGWLLPLRELLERDATIAACQPKIRAFNQPEAFEYAGAGGGYLDQLGYPFCRGRLFDTLETDHGQYDDSRPVAWATGACMLVRASAWHALGGLEPAFFAHMEEIDLCWRLQNAGYGVWYCGQSTVFHVGGGTLPKSNPRKTYLNFRNGLALVYKNAAPAELFGTVAARVLLDWVAAARFLTQGAWADAQAIGRAHWHVWQQRAYWRQRRQLGRPHLRVAERAGTYAGSLVWAYFGRGVRTFRDLQIPDGAALSAHGPAHVHPERQRKVEHNG
- a CDS encoding YbaB/EbfC family nucleoid-associated protein, coding for MFDMMGMMGKVKELQEKMKQAQDELQFLTATAESGGGLVKATANGQRRLLKLDIDESLLSGPDRDMLADLVVAAVNKVMDDVANQAKEELKRKTSGLMPNIPGLDFGSLGL
- a CDS encoding gliding motility-associated C-terminal domain-containing protein — its product is MKLRAFLLLIFTLGLALSQAQAQCRDTPGSGACFRVFDEATRQEVTALCAGQRIRLRDCSGRPLDPKKTYYQFGSTTLCSGFADTTTTRTVPATPGLLVISQNTNSSAGTGIIFSRQLTVYATPAPSFSVTSCAPGRVQVAITDRTYDRFTVQIGSGPAQAVAAGTTASYAVPAGATTVRVRGSYAAAGLCSAEASQPLPTLPAPIAPQLLSLTTQNNGLQFTFGGLQVQYQYVLETADATQPGGYRRVAEVPGSSSTYTLTSPTTGCFRLRLTDACESVGARYVSAEGCAVQLTAAAAPGRNELRWTIGNSPVSFEVSRDGQVVARLAGSARSYTDASVVCGSEYAYRITAVNSPVTATSSEIRVRAVTGPPPPTPTLTASFDLRNRVVLTAEPAPAGSQATFSREQDNATVVLGTTQGTLRDSALTISPELPPCYTARLQDGCGQTSGPSAAACPVILTAREQETAGQSAVALQWTPLDAGRTTARYRLLLLAADGQVLRAQPVNGLETLDLTPPADRQVLRYRLEATTGSGTVSYSNLVTLVRPLRLVLPTAFTPNGDGLNDVLEVKGRFLTNYVLILRDRNGREVFRSTSRRETWDGRVNGAAPVPGVYVFRFEATDETGRVIVQNGSVTLLR
- the hutH gene encoding histidine ammonia-lyase — encoded protein: MSTHSISPTQFLTLADLGRILTEKSPVTLSADAQERIQACHRYLHDRLEQSDAPVYGINTGFGALCNTSIAPAEREQLQVNLMMSHACGTGETVPLELVKLMLLLKARSLSYGHSGVQLSTVQRLLDFYNRDILPVVYQQGSLGASGDLAPLAHLCLPLLGLGQVQYQGYNLAVTDVLHLFSWQPLRLEAKEGLALLNGTQFMLAYGVHCTLRAQRLSRAADVIGALSLEAFDGRPEPFDERLHQIRPHAGQLAAAAHLRELLAGSDLQNQPKTAVQDPYSFRCLPQVHGASRDALTYVAQVMETEVNAVTDNPNIFPEDDAILSGGNFHGQPLALALDFMAIAVAELGSISERRTYQLVSGQRGLPPFLVAEPGLNSGFMIPQYTAAGIVSQSKQLCTPASVDSIVSSNGQEDHVSMGANAATKALRVVQNTEQVLGIELMNAVQALEFRRPARTSPQLEQVVADFRQRVSFVSQDRILYPDMHAAAAFVRTYEWP